In Halobacillus amylolyticus, the following proteins share a genomic window:
- a CDS encoding uridine kinase family protein, whose translation MEWLKNNKKNLLLVGIDGCGGAGKSTLADHILSIATEGIVIHMDDFYLPSHERKEMPDIGGHFDWKRVLHQVIKPLSERSPAEYQRYDWDHDELAEWHHVSASGVVVVEGCYATRDDLRPYYDYTIWVDCPREVRLKRGLERDGQEALPFWLDWMEQEDRYIEIQHPRDQVDFIIKGTRNN comes from the coding sequence ATGGAGTGGTTGAAAAATAATAAGAAGAATCTTTTACTCGTTGGGATTGATGGCTGTGGCGGTGCGGGCAAAAGCACGTTGGCCGACCATATTTTATCGATCGCAACAGAGGGTATTGTCATTCATATGGATGACTTCTACCTTCCTTCCCACGAACGCAAGGAGATGCCGGACATTGGCGGACATTTTGATTGGAAGCGTGTGCTGCACCAAGTGATCAAACCTTTGTCGGAAAGATCTCCCGCCGAATATCAACGTTACGACTGGGATCATGATGAGCTTGCGGAATGGCACCATGTTTCTGCTTCGGGTGTTGTTGTCGTTGAAGGATGTTATGCTACACGTGATGATCTACGCCCTTATTATGATTATACAATCTGGGTCGATTGCCCTCGAGAAGTCCGACTTAAGCGGGGACTTGAACGGGATGGACAAGAGGCGCTCCCTTTCTGGCTTGACTGGATGGAACAGGAAGATCGTTATATTGAAATACAGCACCCACGGGACCAAGTCGACTTCATTATTAAGGGAACGAGAAATAATTAA
- a CDS encoding MDR family MFS transporter, with product MEGTTTTKYEFLADDPNFSVKPVMISLIIGAFFAILNETLLNIALTTLMAEFSLSATTVQWMVTGFMLVMGILIPVSALLLQTFTTRQMFMGTMTVFTIGTVICALAPTFSILLTGRLIQAVGTGLLIPIIFNTFLLIFPPERRGAIMGMIGLVIMFAPAIGPTLSGIIVEHLGWRFLFITVIPFALFSMAFAYKFLKNVGEVTKPKVDILSILLSTVGFGGVVLGFSFAGEGESGFLDPQVLTFIIVGLISLTFFTIRQLKLEEPLLDVRVFRYPMFTLALLLFIIVMMAMFSSEIILPMFMQGPLALTAATAGLVLLPGSLLNGLMSPVMGKLFDKFGPRKLMIPAAAVLTATMFSLSLVEATTPIYVIVISYMLLMLSVSAIMMPAQTNGLNQLPKQLYPHGTAIMNTLQPVSGAIGVSVFISIMTTRKESFLANATNPTSENAIMQSTVAGVELVYFIAFTVALIGFIITLFVKRAKPDDVSSESSPS from the coding sequence ATGGAAGGAACGACGACTACAAAATATGAATTTCTCGCTGATGACCCAAACTTCAGCGTTAAACCTGTAATGATCTCGCTGATTATCGGTGCTTTTTTCGCCATTTTAAATGAGACATTACTAAACATTGCTTTAACAACCTTAATGGCAGAGTTCAGCCTGTCTGCCACGACCGTACAGTGGATGGTGACTGGATTCATGCTTGTGATGGGTATTCTCATTCCAGTTTCAGCCCTATTGCTGCAAACCTTTACTACGAGGCAAATGTTTATGGGGACGATGACAGTATTTACAATCGGAACAGTCATTTGTGCGCTGGCACCTACCTTTTCTATCTTACTTACAGGACGTCTTATTCAAGCAGTTGGCACAGGTCTGTTAATACCAATTATCTTTAACACCTTTTTACTCATCTTTCCGCCTGAACGCCGTGGAGCGATCATGGGGATGATCGGCCTTGTAATCATGTTCGCACCTGCAATTGGACCGACATTATCGGGAATTATAGTGGAACATTTAGGCTGGAGATTTCTATTTATTACAGTCATTCCATTTGCATTGTTTTCCATGGCCTTTGCCTACAAATTTTTGAAAAATGTCGGTGAAGTCACGAAGCCTAAGGTGGATATTCTATCTATCTTACTCTCAACGGTTGGATTCGGTGGAGTTGTACTTGGGTTTAGCTTTGCCGGTGAAGGGGAGTCAGGGTTTCTTGATCCGCAAGTATTAACCTTCATTATCGTTGGTCTTATTTCTTTGACCTTTTTTACAATCAGGCAGTTAAAATTGGAAGAGCCACTTCTCGATGTCCGTGTCTTTAGGTATCCAATGTTCACATTGGCTCTTCTGTTATTTATTATTGTGATGATGGCGATGTTCTCGTCCGAGATTATTTTACCGATGTTTATGCAAGGTCCTCTTGCGTTGACAGCTGCCACGGCAGGACTGGTTCTATTGCCAGGCAGCCTATTAAACGGACTAATGTCCCCTGTGATGGGAAAACTTTTTGATAAATTTGGTCCTAGAAAATTAATGATTCCGGCTGCCGCTGTCTTAACAGCCACGATGTTTTCACTCAGCCTTGTCGAGGCAACGACGCCGATTTACGTCATTGTTATTAGCTACATGCTGTTAATGCTATCCGTATCAGCGATTATGATGCCGGCTCAGACGAATGGGCTGAATCAGCTTCCAAAACAGCTCTATCCGCATGGAACTGCAATTATGAATACATTGCAGCCAGTATCTGGTGCGATCGGGGTATCCGTGTTTATCAGTATCATGACAACTAGAAAAGAAAGTTTTCTGGCCAACGCCACAAATCCTACTTCCGAGAACGCGATCATGCAATCTACCGTTGCAGGAGTTGAACTAGTCTACTTCATAGCTTTCACCGTTGCTTTAATCGGCTTTATCATTACTCTTTTTGTAAAAAGAGCAAAACCGGATGATGTCTCAAGTGAATCGTCCCCCTCATAA
- a CDS encoding ribonuclease H-like YkuK family protein: MLKPILFQNSIENQMTYSEVFSHIYSFLQSDPRGNYKLMLGTDSQVHESSTLFITGIVIQRIGKGAWACFRKETIPRCMTVLHERISYETTLTEEVASLFTNEHLDKLINIILPNIYKGASFMVEGHIDIGSGERNKTRTYVNEMMARIESLGFDPKIKPDSIAASSYANKYTK, from the coding sequence ATGTTGAAACCCATCCTGTTTCAGAATTCAATCGAAAATCAGATGACTTACAGTGAAGTCTTCTCCCATATCTATTCATTTTTGCAGAGTGACCCGAGAGGCAACTACAAGCTCATGCTAGGTACAGATTCTCAAGTACATGAGAGCAGCACTCTATTTATTACCGGAATTGTCATTCAAAGAATAGGCAAAGGAGCCTGGGCGTGCTTTCGAAAAGAGACAATTCCAAGGTGTATGACGGTCCTCCACGAGCGAATATCCTATGAAACGACATTAACGGAAGAAGTGGCCTCACTTTTCACAAACGAGCATCTCGACAAACTGATCAATATCATCCTCCCAAACATTTATAAAGGAGCAAGCTTTATGGTTGAGGGTCATATCGATATCGGTTCTGGCGAGCGAAATAAAACACGAACCTATGTCAATGAGATGATGGCGCGGATTGAATCATTAGGCTTTGATCCAAAAATAAAACCTGACTCCATTGCAGCTAGCAGTTATGCAAACAAATATACAAAGTAG
- a CDS encoding DMT family transporter — MDQLIKESFVGIGTMVCATISYGFASQYTKKHLQSTGVLLITTYSLTIAAVVGFIGTLVTGTTSRINDDLFADPLVLWSIIGLGCFGSGIAHLLFYYIVKNSSAQFATSVTYLVPITAMVWGYVLLNEPITKNLAFGLLIIFAGVYLATRKPKRKDSQTNKQRVAREG; from the coding sequence GTGGATCAGCTAATTAAAGAAAGTTTCGTCGGAATCGGTACAATGGTTTGTGCCACCATCTCTTATGGATTTGCCTCCCAGTACACAAAAAAACATCTGCAATCAACAGGCGTCCTGCTGATTACTACCTATTCACTGACGATTGCAGCAGTAGTCGGTTTCATTGGCACGCTTGTAACAGGTACCACCTCCCGGATAAATGATGACTTATTTGCGGATCCACTCGTTCTGTGGTCCATTATTGGTCTTGGTTGTTTTGGTTCAGGGATTGCCCATCTGCTTTTTTACTATATTGTGAAAAACAGCAGCGCCCAGTTCGCGACATCTGTCACCTATTTAGTTCCCATTACGGCAATGGTATGGGGGTATGTACTGCTAAATGAACCGATTACTAAAAATTTAGCTTTCGGACTTTTGATTATCTTTGCGGGAGTTTATTTAGCCACCAGAAAGCCTAAAAGGAAAGACTCACAAACGAACAAGCAGCGTGTTGCAAGAGAAGGATAG
- a CDS encoding EamA family transporter, producing MRVYSALIGLSLIWGMSFVFIKWLLDPVGAWGTVFLRCSAAVLILLPFLWIRRGAS from the coding sequence GTGAGAGTATATAGTGCTTTAATCGGCCTAAGTTTAATTTGGGGGATGTCCTTTGTTTTTATAAAATGGCTGCTTGATCCTGTTGGCGCGTGGGGAACGGTGTTTTTAAGATGTTCAGCAGCCGTTCTGATTTTGCTTCCGTTCCTTTGGATTAGAAGGGGAGCATCGTAA
- the eutH gene encoding ethanolamine utilization protein EutH, protein MWFNEGLLIIMTLFMVIGAIDYYLLHNRWGLGESFYNAFMMMGPLALAMVGIISLAPVLSGWLAPIITPLYQWLGVDPSMFASTILAIDMGAYQLAEALAASDDAAVFSWAFLGTMMGPTLVFTIPIALTMIAKEDYPYFAKGILIGLITIPIGCLAGGAVAGYELAWMIRNLIPTVVLAVIIGLGLWKFTNLTIHLFARFGKSVELLIISGLVLIIIETLTGFTIVQGVAPLEEGVGIVGRITIMLAGAYPMVSFINRSGQRLWDKWSDKLGINSIAMTGFIASLAHHIPMLATMKDMDTRGKVMNAAFAVSGAFVLGGHLGFVASVNKEVIVAVVIGKLVAGGLAAWLAWFTTSPAGLKEQSS, encoded by the coding sequence ATGTGGTTTAATGAGGGGTTACTCATAATCATGACGCTCTTTATGGTCATTGGAGCAATAGATTACTATCTTTTACATAACCGATGGGGTTTGGGTGAGAGTTTTTACAATGCGTTTATGATGATGGGGCCGCTTGCACTTGCGATGGTTGGAATTATTTCATTAGCCCCAGTTCTATCCGGATGGCTAGCCCCTATTATTACCCCACTGTATCAGTGGCTGGGAGTTGATCCATCGATGTTCGCTTCAACGATATTGGCGATTGATATGGGGGCTTACCAATTAGCAGAAGCCCTCGCTGCCAGTGATGATGCAGCGGTTTTCTCTTGGGCGTTCCTCGGTACGATGATGGGGCCTACGCTCGTTTTTACCATTCCAATTGCCTTAACAATGATTGCGAAAGAAGACTATCCTTATTTTGCAAAAGGGATATTAATCGGGCTGATTACAATTCCCATTGGTTGTCTTGCCGGAGGGGCTGTAGCCGGCTATGAGCTGGCGTGGATGATCCGCAATCTCATACCTACAGTAGTTCTAGCGGTGATAATAGGATTAGGATTATGGAAGTTTACCAATCTAACTATCCATTTATTTGCAAGGTTTGGCAAGTCAGTCGAGCTGCTGATCATCAGCGGATTAGTCCTAATTATTATCGAGACATTAACAGGCTTTACAATTGTTCAAGGGGTGGCTCCTTTAGAGGAGGGGGTAGGCATCGTGGGTCGTATCACGATCATGCTTGCAGGTGCCTATCCAATGGTTAGCTTTATTAATCGATCGGGACAGCGATTATGGGACAAATGGAGCGACAAACTTGGGATTAACTCGATAGCGATGACCGGATTCATCGCATCACTGGCCCACCATATTCCTATGCTAGCGACAATGAAAGATATGGATACAAGAGGAAAAGTGATGAATGCTGCGTTTGCGGTAAGCGGGGCATTTGTCCTTGGAGGCCATTTAGGGTTTGTAGCCAGTGTAAATAAAGAGGTGATTGTGGCTGTCGTCATCGGTAAGTTAGTTGCAGGCGGACTGGCTGCTTGGCTCGCGTGGTTCACAACCAGCCCTGCTGGGTTAAAGGAACAGTCAAGTTAA
- the msrA gene encoding peptide-methionine (S)-S-oxide reductase MsrA has protein sequence MATAIFGAGCFWGVEPFFERFDGVTATRVGYTGGHAENPTYEQVKTGTTGHAEAVKIEYDPTVLTYEELVNIFFEAHDPTTRNKQGMDVGHQYRSAIFYTNDLEKTIANEKIKQWEAKGIFKRPIVTEVAKAEVFYDAEEYHQKYSQKNGSVACGIG, from the coding sequence ATGGCAACAGCTATTTTTGGTGCAGGGTGTTTCTGGGGTGTTGAGCCCTTTTTTGAGCGTTTTGATGGAGTAACTGCAACACGGGTGGGATACACAGGCGGTCACGCTGAGAACCCGACATATGAGCAAGTGAAAACAGGAACAACGGGTCACGCAGAAGCCGTAAAAATTGAATATGATCCAACTGTCCTCACATATGAAGAGTTGGTTAATATCTTTTTTGAGGCCCATGATCCAACAACCCGCAATAAGCAGGGCATGGACGTAGGTCACCAATATCGATCTGCTATCTTTTATACCAATGATTTAGAGAAGACGATTGCCAACGAGAAGATTAAGCAATGGGAAGCAAAAGGGATCTTTAAACGTCCGATTGTAACAGAGGTAGCAAAAGCTGAAGTGTTCTATGATGCAGAAGAATACCACCAAAAGTATTCACAAAAGAATGGATCAGTTGCGTGCGGAATCGGCTAA
- a CDS encoding AIM24 family protein: protein MSNYSIDQFIQQTKQDETESEYFELETPRILEVNLMDEVWAKSGSMISYNGQIKFEREGILEHGVGRMFKKAFSGEGSSLMKAHGRGRLYLADQGKKITIFDLANESITVNGNDLLAFEPGIEWDVKLMKKVAGMMSGGLFNIKLQGHGRVAITSHYEPLTLLVRPGESVLTDPNATVAWSGHLEPEFRTDISFKTFFGRGSGESIQMEFKGEGFVIVQPFEEVYTTGRSS, encoded by the coding sequence ATGAGCAATTATTCAATTGATCAATTCATTCAACAAACGAAGCAAGATGAAACAGAAAGTGAGTACTTTGAATTAGAAACACCGCGAATTCTTGAAGTCAATTTAATGGATGAAGTGTGGGCAAAATCAGGTTCAATGATCTCTTACAATGGCCAAATCAAGTTCGAGCGTGAAGGGATATTAGAGCATGGAGTTGGGCGCATGTTCAAGAAAGCTTTTTCAGGAGAAGGCAGCTCGTTAATGAAAGCACATGGCAGAGGTCGTCTATACTTAGCAGATCAAGGAAAGAAAATTACGATTTTTGACCTCGCCAACGAATCCATCACCGTTAATGGGAATGATCTTTTGGCTTTTGAACCAGGTATTGAATGGGATGTTAAGTTAATGAAAAAAGTAGCAGGAATGATGTCTGGTGGACTCTTTAATATTAAGCTTCAGGGCCATGGAAGAGTAGCGATTACTTCCCATTATGAGCCGTTGACTTTACTCGTTCGTCCTGGGGAATCTGTCCTTACGGATCCTAATGCAACGGTAGCCTGGTCAGGGCACCTCGAACCGGAGTTTAGAACAGATATCAGCTTTAAGACATTTTTCGGACGGGGAAGCGGGGAATCGATCCAAATGGAGTTTAAAGGTGAGGGATTTGTCATCGTTCAACCATTTGAGGAAGTGTACACGACGGGACGCAGTTCGTAA
- a CDS encoding chromate transporter: MIYWKIFIAFFIPGIVGYGGGPASIPLVENEVVERFNWMTVSEFSEMLAMANALPGPIATKMAGFIGFQQGGIIGSFIGVFATVAPSLILMIGLLSLLYKFKDSPRVKTMTALIRPSIAILLGVIAFQFFRNSYFSSGALQTILLIGVSFFLLERVKVHPAFVILGSLMYGAIFLGS, translated from the coding sequence ATGATCTATTGGAAGATTTTTATTGCCTTTTTCATTCCTGGGATAGTGGGGTATGGAGGTGGACCTGCCTCTATCCCTTTAGTAGAGAACGAAGTGGTAGAACGTTTTAACTGGATGACTGTCAGCGAATTTAGCGAAATGCTGGCTATGGCGAACGCTTTGCCAGGCCCTATAGCTACAAAAATGGCTGGCTTCATTGGTTTTCAGCAAGGTGGGATAATCGGGAGCTTTATCGGGGTGTTTGCAACGGTGGCTCCTTCGTTAATCTTAATGATTGGGCTTCTGAGCCTATTGTATAAATTTAAAGACTCTCCTAGGGTTAAAACAATGACTGCCCTCATTCGCCCGTCTATTGCCATTTTGCTTGGAGTTATAGCCTTTCAGTTCTTCCGGAATTCGTACTTTTCTTCCGGAGCTCTGCAAACCATTCTGCTGATTGGCGTTAGCTTTTTTTTACTCGAGCGCGTGAAGGTTCATCCAGCCTTTGTCATATTAGGATCATTGATGTATGGAGCAATTTTTCTAGGATCCTAA
- a CDS encoding chromate transporter, with protein sequence MQHWNLFLAFFRVGMLGYGGGPSSIPLVHKEVVEKYKWLSDDDFADILALGNSLPGPIATKMAGYIGFRVSGVLGMLNAVLATIIPTIAIMIVLITSLNSFRDQPWVNGMTQAVVPVVGVMLAKLTYDFIKKAKVSLGWLNTILLGAGSLILIEWAGVHPGLVIFALLLVALIRPMGKKGEKSKAYVRKEQSS encoded by the coding sequence ATGCAGCATTGGAATCTCTTCTTGGCCTTTTTTAGAGTAGGCATGCTTGGGTATGGGGGAGGTCCTTCCTCCATTCCACTCGTGCATAAAGAAGTCGTAGAAAAGTATAAATGGCTGTCTGACGATGATTTTGCGGATATTCTTGCATTAGGAAACTCACTGCCAGGACCGATTGCTACGAAAATGGCGGGTTATATTGGGTTTCGGGTCTCTGGGGTACTTGGCATGTTAAACGCTGTTCTTGCTACCATTATTCCCACAATCGCGATCATGATTGTTCTCATTACTTCATTAAATAGCTTTCGTGATCAGCCATGGGTGAACGGAATGACACAAGCTGTCGTCCCTGTTGTTGGTGTCATGCTTGCTAAACTTACCTACGACTTTATAAAAAAGGCAAAAGTTAGCTTAGGATGGTTAAATACAATCCTGCTAGGAGCAGGTTCCCTTATTTTAATAGAGTGGGCAGGGGTTCATCCGGGATTAGTTATTTTTGCCCTCCTTCTAGTAGCTTTGATTAGACCAATGGGCAAAAAAGGGGAAAAGTCGAAAGCTTATGTACGTAAGGAGCAATCATCATGA
- a CDS encoding gamma-glutamyltransferase family protein, whose product MDYLYQPYTTNRVSTVAHKGMVATSQPLASQAGLDILKQGGNAIDAAIATAATLTVVEPTSNGIGGDAFALVWTKNKLYGLNGSGHAPSSLSIQELKKRGYDEIPKFGFVPVTVPGVPGAWAELSKRFGKLPFKDVLAPAIQYAKEGFPISPVLGKFWNSAVEKYKETLKGEEFQHWFDTFSPNGRAPRVGEHWSSQGHADTLRKIADTKAEDFYHGELADKIEQFSIKHEGFIRKEDLQNYQPEWVDPISVNYRGYDVWEIPPNGQGIVALSALNLLKGFKIEEKEAVDTYHKQIEAMKLAFADGQKFVAEPSHMEFDYQNLLDDQYASERRKLISEKALTPEPGQPPKGGTVYLATADEEGNMVSFIQSNYMGFGSGLVVPGTGIALQNRGHNFSLDENHANALAGNKRSYHTIIPGFLTKGDDPVGPFGVMGGFMQPQGHLQVAMNTIDFHLNPQAALDAPRWQWMENKTVWVEPSFPSHVAEALARKGHKIEVQLETGAFGRGQIIWRDKHTGTLFGGTESRTDGTISAY is encoded by the coding sequence ATCGACTACCTTTATCAACCTTATACAACCAATCGAGTAAGTACTGTCGCACATAAGGGGATGGTTGCAACATCCCAGCCGCTAGCATCCCAAGCCGGATTAGATATTCTCAAACAAGGCGGTAACGCAATTGATGCAGCTATTGCCACAGCAGCAACGTTAACGGTAGTAGAACCAACATCAAATGGCATCGGGGGAGACGCCTTTGCTCTCGTTTGGACGAAAAATAAACTGTATGGATTGAACGGGAGCGGGCATGCTCCGTCCTCCTTGTCTATTCAAGAGCTCAAGAAGCGCGGGTATGATGAAATTCCTAAGTTTGGTTTCGTACCCGTAACCGTACCTGGTGTTCCAGGAGCCTGGGCGGAGCTTTCGAAAAGATTTGGCAAGTTACCCTTTAAGGACGTGCTAGCTCCTGCCATTCAATATGCGAAAGAAGGCTTCCCTATTTCACCAGTACTCGGGAAGTTCTGGAACTCAGCCGTCGAGAAGTACAAGGAAACACTTAAAGGAGAAGAATTTCAACACTGGTTCGACACGTTTTCACCGAACGGCCGTGCACCACGAGTTGGCGAGCATTGGAGTTCACAAGGACACGCCGATACACTTCGGAAAATTGCTGATACAAAGGCTGAAGATTTTTACCATGGTGAGCTGGCCGATAAAATCGAACAGTTTTCCATCAAGCACGAAGGGTTTATCCGCAAGGAAGACTTGCAAAATTACCAGCCAGAGTGGGTTGATCCTATTTCGGTTAATTATAGGGGCTATGATGTTTGGGAGATTCCGCCCAACGGCCAGGGAATTGTAGCACTGTCTGCTTTAAATCTGTTAAAAGGTTTCAAAATTGAAGAAAAGGAAGCCGTGGATACTTATCATAAGCAGATTGAAGCTATGAAACTGGCTTTTGCTGACGGGCAGAAATTTGTTGCTGAGCCTAGTCATATGGAATTTGATTATCAGAACCTTCTAGACGATCAGTATGCAAGTGAACGCAGAAAGCTCATTTCCGAGAAGGCACTTACGCCTGAGCCTGGTCAACCCCCTAAAGGTGGGACGGTTTATTTAGCGACAGCAGATGAAGAAGGCAATATGGTTTCCTTTATTCAAAGTAATTACATGGGCTTTGGTTCAGGGCTTGTCGTTCCAGGGACAGGCATTGCGTTACAAAACCGTGGCCATAATTTTTCATTAGACGAGAATCATGCGAATGCGCTGGCAGGAAATAAGCGATCCTATCACACGATTATCCCAGGGTTCCTCACAAAAGGGGACGATCCGGTTGGACCATTTGGAGTGATGGGCGGTTTCATGCAGCCGCAAGGGCATTTGCAGGTCGCTATGAATACAATAGATTTTCATTTAAATCCACAGGCTGCGCTTGATGCACCGCGCTGGCAGTGGATGGAGAATAAAACGGTGTGGGTAGAGCCGAGCTTCCCTAGCCATGTAGCAGAAGCTTTAGCGAGAAAAGGCCATAAAATTGAAGTGCAGCTCGAGACTGGCGCTTTTGGACGCGGACAAATCATTTGGCGTGATAAACATACCGGAACGTTATTTGGCGGGACAGAATCACGCACAGATGGAACGATTTCTGCTTACTAA
- a CDS encoding ABC transporter ATP-binding protein, translated as MSLATKPFLEISQVKKYFPIKSSLLKKTKANVQAVENVSVDVVEGETMGIVGESGCGKSTLGRTILGLEELTEGSIKFRGEEIGGLSEKKLKKYKKEMQMIFQDPYASLNPRQRIGDALEEAFIIHTKMGKKERTQRVKELLIEVGLKEEHAERYPHEFSGGQRQRIGIARAVSLNPSLIVCDEAVSALDVSVQAQVIQLLKRLQESHQLTYLFISHDLGVVRHMCDRVLVMYLGATAELASSEELYANPLHPYTQALLSAIPRPVPGKKRDRVRLEGDLPNPADYPSGCPFHTRCPLAHDRCREERPEWREVKPGHFVACHEV; from the coding sequence ATGAGTCTAGCGACAAAGCCCTTTCTTGAGATAAGTCAGGTCAAAAAGTATTTTCCTATTAAAAGCAGTTTACTTAAAAAAACGAAAGCCAATGTTCAGGCTGTTGAGAATGTATCTGTTGACGTAGTAGAGGGAGAGACCATGGGGATAGTCGGCGAGTCCGGTTGTGGGAAGTCAACTCTTGGTCGTACGATCCTCGGTCTTGAGGAGCTTACGGAAGGCTCGATAAAGTTCCGGGGTGAAGAAATCGGAGGTCTATCCGAAAAGAAACTTAAAAAGTATAAAAAAGAGATGCAAATGATTTTCCAAGATCCATATGCTTCACTTAACCCACGACAACGTATTGGAGATGCGCTTGAAGAAGCTTTTATCATTCATACAAAAATGGGAAAAAAAGAGCGCACCCAGCGGGTCAAGGAACTATTAATTGAAGTCGGACTAAAAGAGGAACATGCAGAACGTTATCCTCATGAATTCAGTGGGGGTCAGAGACAGAGGATTGGAATTGCCCGGGCAGTTTCTCTTAATCCATCCCTAATTGTGTGTGATGAGGCTGTGTCTGCCCTTGACGTTTCCGTTCAGGCACAGGTTATTCAATTGTTAAAAAGACTTCAAGAATCACATCAATTGACCTACTTATTTATATCGCACGATCTAGGTGTAGTCAGACATATGTGTGATCGAGTACTTGTTATGTACTTAGGAGCTACGGCCGAGCTTGCCTCCTCGGAAGAATTGTATGCTAATCCATTGCACCCTTATACTCAGGCCCTTCTTTCCGCCATTCCAAGGCCTGTACCAGGGAAGAAAAGGGATCGAGTGCGACTAGAGGGGGATCTGCCTAACCCTGCTGATTATCCATCCGGTTGTCCCTTTCACACACGCTGTCCGCTTGCTCATGACCGCTGTCGTGAGGAAAGACCGGAATGGAGAGAGGTTAAACCAGGTCACTTCGTAGCTTGTCATGAAGTATAG
- a CDS encoding ABC transporter ATP-binding protein has protein sequence MEQLLEVKNLVTSFKTAGQKVSAVRGVSFSVNRGETLCIVGESGCGKSITTLSVMGLLPDNGEITEGSVRFNGDELTNKRKEEMRRLRGNEISMIFQEPMTALNPVFTVGYQLMEPLNIHTNLSKTEVKHKAIDLLNKVGIPNPEKKLKQYPHELSGGMRQRVMIAIALACNPSLLIADEPTTALDVTIQAQILDLIDDLKEDLGMGVVMVTHDMGVVAEVADHVMVMYAGNVVERGTVEEIFSNPGHPYTKGLLASVPNVDDANQSLEAIPGSLPNINEEISGCRFHPRCPFATEKCKQEDPPHFSISSSHQSKCWLQEEVTLHESSDKALS, from the coding sequence ATGGAACAACTTTTAGAAGTGAAGAACTTAGTTACCTCCTTCAAAACAGCGGGCCAAAAGGTGTCCGCTGTTCGAGGAGTCTCTTTTTCCGTCAATCGTGGAGAAACCTTGTGCATTGTCGGTGAGTCCGGTTGTGGGAAAAGTATTACAACCTTGTCTGTAATGGGATTGCTTCCTGACAATGGAGAGATAACGGAAGGATCCGTTAGATTTAACGGTGATGAACTGACTAATAAAAGGAAAGAAGAAATGAGAAGGTTGCGCGGAAATGAGATTTCGATGATTTTCCAAGAGCCGATGACGGCATTAAACCCTGTATTCACCGTAGGCTATCAGTTAATGGAGCCGCTTAACATACACACAAATCTATCGAAGACGGAAGTAAAACATAAAGCCATTGATTTGTTAAACAAAGTAGGGATCCCAAACCCTGAGAAAAAGTTAAAACAATACCCTCATGAGCTGAGTGGTGGGATGAGGCAGCGAGTCATGATTGCGATCGCTCTTGCCTGTAATCCTTCGCTTCTTATTGCGGATGAACCTACGACAGCGCTTGATGTCACCATTCAGGCGCAAATTCTTGATCTAATCGATGATTTAAAGGAAGACTTGGGGATGGGTGTAGTTATGGTGACCCACGATATGGGGGTTGTGGCTGAAGTTGCCGATCATGTGATGGTGATGTATGCAGGTAATGTTGTAGAAAGGGGAACTGTAGAAGAAATTTTTTCAAATCCCGGTCATCCTTATACAAAAGGACTGCTTGCGTCTGTTCCCAATGTTGACGACGCAAACCAATCACTCGAGGCTATTCCTGGTTCTTTACCTAACATAAATGAAGAAATTTCGGGATGCAGGTTCCACCCAAGGTGTCCATTTGCTACAGAAAAGTGTAAGCAAGAAGACCCACCTCACTTTTCCATTTCTTCTAGTCATCAATCCAAATGCTGGTTACAAGAGGAGGTGACCCTACATGAGTCTAGCGACAAAGCCCTTTCTTGA